The Anas acuta chromosome 18, bAnaAcu1.1, whole genome shotgun sequence genome has a segment encoding these proteins:
- the SDK2 gene encoding protein sidekick-2 isoform X1, with protein MARLGSWALLRFVVLALLGPQGAGAQDDVSPYFKTEPVRSQVHLEGNRLVLTCMAEGSWPLEFKWLHNSRELTKFSLEYRYMITSLDRTHAGFYRCIVRNRMGALLQRQTEVQVAYMGSFEDSEAQQSVSHGEAAVIRAPRIASFPQPQVTWFRDGRKISPSSRIAITLENTLVILSTVAPDAGRYYVQAVNDKNGDNKTSQPITLTVANVGGPADPIAPTIIVPPRNTSVVAGTSEVTMECVANARPLIKLHIIWKKDGVPLSSGISDYSRRLTILNPALGDSGYYECEAVLRSSSVPAVAEGAYLSVLEPPQFIKEPERHITAEMEKVVAIPCQAKGVPPPEMAWYKDASLLRPEQLPRFQLLADGSLQISGLLPDDTGMFQCFARNAAGEVQTTTYLAVTSIAPNITRGPQDSTVIDGMSVILNCETSGAPRPAITWQKGERILASGSVQLPRFTLLESGSLLVSPAHLADAGTYTCLATNSRGVDEASADLVVWARTRITDPPQDQSVIKGTKASMSCGVTHDPSVDVRYVWEKDGAPLGTESGPRLRLDEAGTLHISQTWSGDIGTYTCKVLSAGGNDSRSAHLRVRQLPHAPESPVAALSPLEKRAINLTWAKPFDGNSPLLRYVVEVSENNAPWTVLLASVDPELTSVVVRGLVPARSYQFRLCAVNDVGRSQFSKDTERVSLPEEPPSAPPQNVIASGRTNQSIMIQWQPPPESHQNGVLKGYIIRYCLAGLPVGYQFKNITNADVNNLLLEDLIIWTNYEIEVAAYNSAGLGVYSMKVTEWTLQGVPTVPPGNVQTEATNSTTIRFTWNPPSPQFINGINQGYKLIAWEPEHEEEATVVTVRPNFQDSVHVGYVAGLKKFTEYLTSVLCFTTPGDGPRSPPQLVRTHEDVPGPVGHLSFSEILDTSLKVSWQEPLEKNGILTGYRISWEEYNRTNTRVTHYLPNVTLEYRVTGLTALTTYTIEVAAMTSKGQGQLSSSTISSGVPPELPGAPTNLGISNIGPRSVTLQFRPGYDGKTSISRWQVEAQVGQSGEAEEWRLVHQLANEPDARSMEVPNLSPYTYYSFRMRQVNIVGTSPPSLPSRRIQTLQAPPDVAPANVTLRTASETSLWLRWMPLLEQEYNGNPDSVGYRIRYARSDGRGRAALHVVHDRVEREYTIEDLEEWTEYRVQVQAFNAIGSGPWSHLVLGRTRESVPSSGPSNVSALATTSSSMLVRWSDIPEADCNGLILGYKVMYKEKDSEARAQFWLAEGNASRSAQLTGLGKFMLYEIRVLAFTRIGDGVPSRPPVLERTLDDVPGPPVGILFPEVRTTSVQLIWQPPAAPNGIILAYQLTHRLNTTAANAAAVEVLSPSTRHYTATGLQPESTYLFRIAAQTRKGWGEAAEALVVTTEKRDRPQPPSKPLARQEDVRARSVLLSWEPGSDGLSPVRFYTVQTRELPDGEWAPHPAAVSHNATAFVVDRLKPFTSYKFRVKATNDIGDSEYSEESESLTTLQAAPEEAPTILSVTPHTTTSVLIRWQPPAEDKINGILLGFRLRYRELLYDSLRGFTLRGIGNPGATWAELTPVYAVHNLSEVSLTQYELDNLSKHRRYEIRMSVYNAVGEGPPSPPQEVFVGEAVPTGAPQNVAVKAATATQLDVTWEPPPPESQNGDIQGYKIHFWEAQRHNESARVKTLFLPETGVKLKNLTGYTSYWVSIAAFNAAGDGPRSPPVKGQTQQAAPSAPGSIRFSELTTTSVNVSWEPPPLPNGVLEGYRLVYEPCMPVDGVSKIVTVDVKGNSPLWMKVKDLAEGVTYRFRIRAKTFAYGPDIEANITTGPGEGAPGPPGEPFISRYGSAITIHWSSGDPGQGPITRYVIEARPSDEGLWDILIKDIPKEVTSYTFSMDILKQGVSYDFRVIAVNDYGYGTPSTPSPSVSAQKTNPFYEEWWFLVVIALVGLIFILLLVFVLIIRGQSKKYAKKSDSGNGSKANALSHGEMVSLDEGSFPALELNNRRLSVKNSFCRKNGIYTRSPPRPSPGSLHYSDEDVTKYNDLIPAESSSLTEKPSEVSDSQGSDSEYEVDPGHQKAHSFVNHYISDPTYYNSWRRQQKGISRAQAYSYTESDSGEPDHAPLSTSTSTQQGSLFRPKASRTPTPQTPGNPPSQPGTLYRPPSSLAPGSRAPIAGFSSFV; from the exons ACGACGTCTCCCCCTACTTTAAGACGGAGCCGGTGCGGAGCCAGGTGCACCTGGAGGGGAACCGCCTGGTGCTGACCTGCATGGCCGAGGGCAGCTGGCCCCTGGAGTTTAAGTGGCTGCACAACAGCCGGGAGCTGACCAAATTCTCCCTGGAGTACCG gTACATGATCACCTCGCTGGACCGCACGCACGCCGGCTTCTACCGCTGCATCGTCCGCAACCGCATGGGAGCCCTGCTGCAGCGCCAGACCGAGGTGCAGGTGGCCT ACATGGGGAGCTTCGAGGACAGCGAGGCGCAGCAGAGCGTGTCCCACGGCGAGGCGGCCGTCATCCGAGCGCCCCGCATCGCcagcttcccccagccccaggtcaCTTGGTTCCGCGACGGGAGGAAGATTTCCCCCAGCAGCCGCAT AGCCATCACGCTGGAGAACACCCTCGTCATCCTCTCCACGGTGGCCCCGGACGCGGGGCGCTACTACGTGCAGGCGGTGAACGACAAGAACGGGGACAACAAGACGAGCCAGCCCATCACGCTCACCGTGGCCA ATGTGGGTGGCCCAGCCGACCCCATTGCCCCCACCATCATCGTCCCCCCCAGGAACACCAGCGTGGTGGCCGGCACCTCGGAGGTGACCATGGAGTGCGTGGCCAACGCCAG GCCGCTGATCAAGCTGCACATCATCTGGAAGAAGGACGGGGTGCCCCTCTCCAGCGGCATCAGCGACTACAGCCGCCGCCTCACCATCCTCAACCCCGCGCTGGGCGACAGCGGCTACTACGAGTGCGAGGCTGTGCTGCGCAGCAGCAGCGTGCCCGCCGTGGCCGAGGGCGCCTACCTGTCCGTGCTGG AGCCCCCGCAGTTCATCAAGGAGCCGGAGAGGCACATCACGGCTGAGATGGAGAAGGTGGTGGCCATCCCGTGCCAAGCCAAAG GCGTGCCGCCCCCCGAAATGGCCTGGTACAAGGACGCGTCCCTCCTCCGCCCCGAGCAGCTGCCCCgcttccagctgctggcagatgGCAGCCTGCAGATCAGCGGGCTGCTCCCCGACGACACCGGCATGTTCCAGTGCTTCGCCCGCAACGCGGCCGGCGAGGTGCAGACCACCACGTACCTGGCCGTGACCA GCATCGCCCCCAACATCACCAGGGGCCCCCAGGACAGCACGGTGATCGATGGCATGTCCGTCATCCTCAACTGCGAGACCTCGGGGGCTCCGCGCCCAGCCATCACCTGGCAGAAAG GGGAGCGGATCCTGGCCAGCGGCTCGGTGCAGCTCCCGCGCTTCACCCTGCTGGAATCGGGCAGCCTGCTCGTCAGCCCCGCGCACCTCGCCGACGCCGGCACCTACACCTGCCTGGCCACCAACTCGCGTGGCGTGGACGAAGCCTCCGCCGACCTGGTGGTCTGGG CACGGACGCGCATCACCGACCCCCCGCAGGACCAGAGCGTCATCAAGGGGACCAAGGCGTCCATGAGCTGTGGGGTCACCCACGACCCCAGCGTGGATGTCAG GTACGTCTGGGAGAAGGATGGAGCCCCCCTGGGCACGGAGAGCGGCCCCCGGCTGCGGCTGGACGAGGCGGGCACCCTGCACATCTCCCAAACCTGGTCGGGGGACATCGGCACCTACACCTGCAAGGTGCTCTCGGCTGGCGGCAACGACTCGCGCAGCGCCCACCTCCGTGTCCG GCAGCTCCCCCACGCCCCCGAGAGCCCCGTGGCCGCGCTGAGCCCCCTGGAGAAGCGAGCCATCAACCTGACCTGGGCCAAACCCTTCGATGGCAACAGCCCCCTGCTCCGCTACGTCGTGGAGGTCTCTGAGAACA ACGCTCCCTGGACCGTGCTGCTGGCCAGCGTCGACCCCGAGCTGACGTCGGTGGTGGTGAGGGGCTTGGTCCCCGCTCGCTCCTACCAGTTCCGCCTGTGCGCCGTGAACGACGTGGGCAGGAGCCAGTTCAGCAAGGACACGGAGAG GGTTTCCCTGCCCGAGGAGCCGCCCTCTGCGCCCCCCCAGAACGTCATCGCCAGCGGGCGCACCAACCAGTCCATCATGATCCAGTGGCAGCCGCCCCCTGAGAGCCACCAGAACGGTGTCCTCAAGGGCTACATCATCCG GTACTGCCTGGCCGGGCTGCCCGTGGGCTACCAGTTCAAGAACATCACCAACGCCGACGTCAACAACCTGCTCCTGGAGGACCTCATCATCTGGACCAACTACGAGATCGAGGTGGCGGCGTACAACAGCGCCGGCCTGGGGGTGTACAGCATGAAGGTGACCGAGTGGACGCTGCAGGGAG TCCCCACCGTGCCCCCAGGGAACGTGCAGACCGAGGCCACCAACTCCACCACCATCCGCTTCACCTggaacccccccagcccccagttCATCAACGGCATCAACCAGGGCTACAAG CTCATCGCCTGGGAGCCGGAGCACGAGGAGGAGGCGACGGTGGTGACGGTGCGGCCCAACTTCCAGGACAGCGTCCACGTGGGCTACGTGGCGGGGCTGAAAAAGTTCACCGAGTACCTGACGTCGGTGCTGTGCTTCACCACGCCGGGGGACGGCCCGCGCAGCCCGCCCCAGCTGGTGCGCACCCACGAGGACG TGCCCGGCCCCGTGGGACACCTGAGCTTCAGCGAGATCCTGGACACGTCCCTAAAGGTCAGCTGGCAGGAGCCCCTGGAGAAGAACGGCATCCTGACGG GCTACCGCATCTCGTGGGAGGAGTACAACCGCACCAACACGCGGGTGACCCACTACCTGCCCAACGTCACGCTGGAGTACCGCGTCACCGGCCTCACCGCCCTCACCACCTACACCATCGAGGTGGCCGCCATGACCTCCAAGGGCCAGGGCCAGCTTTCCTCCTCCACCATCTCCTCGGGGGTGCCCCCAG AGCTCCCCGGTGCCCCCACCAACTTGGGCATCTCCAACATCGGTCCCCGCTCCGTCACCCTCCAGTTTCGCCCGGGTTATGATGGCAAAACCTCCATCTCCCGCTGGCAGGTGGAGGCACAG GTGGGGCAGAGTGGCGAGGCCGAAGAGTGGAGGCTCGTGCACCAGCTGGCCAACGAGCCCGACGCCCGCTCCATGGAGGTGCCCAACCTCAGCCCCTACACCTACTACAG TTTCCGCATGCGGCAAGTGAACATCGTGGGCACCAGCCCCCCCAGTTTGCCCTCCCGAAGGATCCAGACCCTGCAGGCCCCCCCGGACGTGGCACCCGCCAACGTCACCCTGCGGACAGCCAGCGAGACCAGCCTGTGGCTGCGCTGGATG CCCCTCCTGGAGCAGGAGTACAACGGGAACCCCGACTCGGTGGGCTACCGCATCCGCTACGCGCGCTCGGAcgggcgggggcgggcggcacTGCACGTCGTCCACGACCGCGTGGAGCGGGAGTACACCATCGAGGACCTGGAGGAGTGGACCGAGTACCGGGTGCAGGTCCAAGCCTTCAACGCCATCGGCTCGGGGCCCTGGAGCCACCTGGTGCTGGGGCGCACGCGGGAGTCAG TGCCTTCCTCCGGCCCCAGCAACGTGTCGGCGCTGgccaccacctccagcagcatgcTGGTGCGATGGAGCGACATCCCCGAGGCCGACTGCAACGGCCTCATCCTGGGCTACAAG GTGATGTACAAGGAGAAGGACTCGGAGGCGCGCGCTCAGTTCTGGCTGGCGGAGGGCAACGCGTCCCGCAGCGCCCAGCTGACGGGGCTGGGCAAGTTCATGCTGTACGAGATCCGCGTGCTGGCCTTCACCAGGATCGGCGACGGCGTTCCCAGCCGGCCCCCCGTCCTCGAGAGGACGCTGGATGACG TGCCCGGCCCCCCCGTGGGGATCCTGTTCCCCGAAGTGAGGACGACCTCGGTGCAGCTCATCTGGCAGCCGCCCGCAGCACCCAACGGCATCATCCTGG CCTACCAGCTCACCCACCGCCTCAACACCACGGCGGCCAACGCGGCGGCCGTCgaggtgctgagccccagcacCCGGCACTACACGGCCACGGGTTTGCAGCCCGAATCCACCTACCTGTTCCGCATCGCCGCGCAGACCCGCAAGGGCTGGGGCGAGGCGGCCGAAGCCCTGGTGGTGACCACGGAGAAGAGAG atcgcccgcagccccccagcaagCCCCTGGCACGGCAGGAGGACGTGCGTGCCCGCAGCgtgctgctgtcctgggagCCGGGCAGCGACGGGCTCTCCCCTGTCCGCTTCTACACGGTGCAGACCCGCGAGCTGCCCGACGGCGAGTGGGCGCCGCACCCCGCTGCTGTCAGCCACAACGCCACCGCCTTCGTCGTGGATAG GCTGAAGCCCTTCACCTCCTACAAGTTCCGCGTGAAGGCGACGAACGACATCGGGGACAGCGAGTACAGCGAGGAGTCGGAGTCGCTCACCACCCTGCAGGCGG CCCCCGAGGAGGCCCCCACCATCCTCTCCGTCACCCCGCACACCACCACCTCGGTGCTCATCCGCTGGCAG CCCCCAGCCGAGGACAAGATCAACGGGATCCTGCTGGGTTTCCGCCTCCGCTACCGCGAGCTGCTCTACGACAGCCTGCGCGGCTTCACCCTGCGCGGCATCGGCAACCCCGGCGCCACGTGGGCAGAGCTCACCC CCGTCTACGCCGTGCACAACCTCAGCGAGGTGTCCCTCACCCAGTACGAGCTGGACA aCCTGAGCAAGCACCGGCGCTACGAGATCCGCATGAGCGTGTACAATGCCGTGGGCGagggcccccccagccccccccaggaGGTTTTTGTGGGTGAAGCGG TGCCCACCGGCGCGCCGCAGAACGTGGCGGTGAAGGCGGCCACGGCCACCCAGCTGGATGTCACCTGGGAGCCACCACCCCCGGAGAGCCAAAATGGGGACATCCAGGGCTACAAG ATCCACTTTTGGGAGGCCCAGCGGCACAACGAGAGCGCGCGGGTGAAGACGCTCTTCCTGCCCGAAACCGGGGTGAAGCTGAAGAACCTGACGGGGTACACCTCCTACTGGGTCAGCATTGCTGCCTTCAACGCCGCTGGAGAcgggccccgcagcccccccgtcAAGGGACAGACACAGCAGGCAG CCCCCAGCGCCCCCGGCTCCATCCGTTTCAGCGAGCTGACCACCACCTCGGTGAACGTGTCCTgggagccgccgccgctgcccaACGGCGTCCTGGAGGGCTACAGGCTGGTCTACGAGCCCTGCATGCCCGTGGACG GTGTCAGTAAGATCGTGACGGTGGACGTGAAGGGGAACAGCCCGCTGTGGATGAAGGTGAAGGACCTGGCGGAGGGCGTCACCTACCGATTCCGGATCCGGGCTAAAACTTTCGCCTACGGGCCCGACATCGAGGCGAACATCACCACGGGGCCTGGGGAAG gtgcccccggcccccccggtgAGCCCTTCATCTCCCGCTACGGCTCGGCCATCACCATCCACTGGTCGAGCGGGGACCCAGGACAGGGACCCATCACCAGATACGTCATCGAGGCTCGGCCTTCAG aCGAGGGGCTCTGGGACATCCTCATCAAGGACATTCCCAAGGAAGTGACCTCCTACACCTTCAGCATGGACATCCTCAAGCAGGGGGTCAGCTACGACTTCCGTGTCATCGCCGTGAACGACTACGGCTACGGGACCCCCAGCACGCCGTCCCCTTCGGTCTCAG CCCAGAAAACCAACCCCTTCTACGAGGAGTGGTGGTTCCTGGTGGTCATCGCCCTGGTGGGGctcatcttcatcctcctgCTCGTCTTCGTGCTCATCATCCGCGGGCAGAGCAAGAAGTACGCCAAGAAGTCGGACTCGG GGAACGGCTCCAAGGCGAACGCCCTGAGCCACGGCGAGATGGTGAGCCTGGATGAGGGCAGCTTCCCCGCCCTGGAGCTCAACAACCGGCGCCTCTCCGTCAAAAACTCCTTCTGCAGGAAAAACGGCATCTACACCCG gtccccacCACggcccagccctggcagcctgcACTACTCGGACGAGGACGTCACCAAATACAACGACCTGATCCCCGCCGAGAGCAGCAGCCTGACCGAGAAGCCCTCCGAGGTCTCCGATTCTCAG GGCAGCGACAGCGAGTACGAGGTGGACCCGGGCCACCAGAAAGCCCACTCCTTCGTCAACCACTACATCAGCGACCCCACCTACTACAACTCGTGGCGGCGGCAGCAGAAGGGCATCTCGCGGGCGCAGGCGTACAGCTACACCGAGAGCGACTCCGGGGAGCCCGACCACGCTCCCCTCTCCACCAGCACCTCCACCCAGCAGGGCAGCCTCTTCCGCCCCAAAGCCAGCAGGACTCCCACCCCCCAGACCCCCGGCAACCCCCCCAGCCAGCCCGGCACCCTCTACCGCCCGCCCAGCAGCCTGGCCCCCGGTTCCAGAGCTCCCATCGCCGGATTTTCCTCTTtcgtttga